The genomic stretch CTTTCATCTGTTCCCGGGTCAGCTCAGTACCGGTGGCAATGGCATCTTGAATTGAGGCGAGCATCTCTGCTCCCATGCCATCGGGTATGCCGTTGTTCAGCACCTCCATTGCGGCACTTGCTTGCATGTCGATAAGCGACAGCAGGCCAAAATCCATCACCGAAATCACCGGGAAAAAGATTGGAATGGTCAGCAGGATCATCGACAGACTGTCCATCAGGCAGCCAAAGACCAGATAGAAGGCCAGGATCAGCGCCAGCACCATCCAGGGGCTAAAGCCCTGGCTGACCACAAAATCAGCCAGCTCTTGCGGCACTTTGGTCAGGGCGAGAAAGCCATTGTAAAAGCCTGCCCCCAGGACGATGAAAAAGATCATCGCGGTGGAGCGTGCTGTCACCATAAAGCTGTCGACCAGATTTTCACGATCCAGCCCACCGTTCATCCAGGCGATGAAACCGGTACCCGTGGCGCCAACAGCGGCGCCTTCGGTTGGGGTGAACAAGCCGCCATAGATGCCGCCAACAACCAGGCCAAAAACTGTCAGTACCGGCCAGACCTTGATCAGATTGGCAAAGCGCTCGGACCAGGGAATGGCCGGGCGGGTGCCTGCGGCCTTGGGGTTCAGGCGCACGTAGATAGAAATCACGATGACATAGCCAATGGCTGCCAGCAGGCCAGGGATAAAGGCGGCGAGGAACAGTTTGGCGATGTTTTGTTCGGTCAGAATGGCATAGATCACCAGCACCACAGAGGGCGGGATCAGAATACCCAGGGTGCCGCCTGCTGCCAGGGTCGCGGTGGAAAACCCGCCGGCGTAGCCATATTGTTTCAGTTCGGGCAGGGCGACCCGGCCCATGGTGGCAGCTGTTGCCAGCGAGGAGCCACAGATGGCCCCAAAGCCAGCGCAGGCCCCGATCGAGGCCATGGCGACGCCGCCCTTTTTATGGCCCAGAAATCCTTCGGCTGCTTTGAACAAGGCCGAGGACATGCCGCCCAGGGTGGCAAAATGGCCCATCAGCAGGAACATCGGCACGATGGTCAGCGAATAGGAGGAGAAGGTCGAGTAGGTCTCACTTTTGAGACGGCCAAAAGCCACCTGCGTGCCATCGGTGACCATGATCAACCCACCAAGGCCGACCAAAAACATCGACAACCCAATGGGCACTCGCAGGAAGATCAGCACCATCAGAACAGGAAATGAGGCGATACCAATTTCAAGAGTAGTCACTGTTCACCCTCCACGCCGTCCCAGATCTGGATACGGCCGGTAAAAAATTCCATGGTGCGGACAGCAGCCATGTAGATGCCAAGGATAGCGGCGATGATTGCGCCAAACAGACTGGCGCCAAAGGCCCACCAGACTGGGAACTCCAGTAGAAACGACGTTTCGCCATTGCCAAACTTGCTGATGGTACCAGCCGCAAGACGCCAGGCGATCAGCACCAGCACCCCGGCAAACAGCAGTTCGGTCACCATGCGCAAAAAGCGGTTTACGCCACGTGGAAAGGAATTGGCGACGACATCAACTGCAGCATGGCCAACAGAGATCTGGCAAAGCGGCAGGAACGCAAAGATGGCAAAGGCAACGCCAGCTTCTACCAATTCAAAATCGCCGTTGATCGGCCCCACCCAGGTGATCATCCAGTTTGAAAAGCCCGGTGCAATTGATTGCATAACACCGCCGTGGAAGACGCCATTGAGCAAGCGGCCGATAATCGACAGGCAGGTCATAATGATCAGAAGAGAGAGGACCATACCGCCGATAATGGCCATGGATCTGGCCAGCCCCATCATGAGCTTGTGCATGGTTAAGAACCCCTTTTTTGTGCGCAAAAGGGCCGCGGCACCAAGTGCTGCTGCGGCCCTTTGACAATATTTCTAGCTTACTCGACGTATTGTGGCGTGTACTTTTCAATCAGATAAGAGGCTTCATCCAGAAGCGCCTGACCGTCGATGCCCTTTTCGGTCATATCTGCCAGCCATGTGTCGTAGACAGGCTGCGCCAGCTTGCGCCATTCAGCAGTCTGCTCTTCGTCCAGGGTGATGACGTTGTTGCCGTTATCCAGCGCCGCTTCACGCGAGGGGTCATCAGAGGCCGCCATGGTGCCACCGGCAAAGACCGAGAATTCCAGGCCGGAGTTGTCGTCGATTGCCGCTTTCTGGGCGTCCGACAGGCTTTCGTATTTTTCTTTGTTCATCGCCAGGACGAAAGTCAGAGTATAGAGCGCTTTTCCGGTGAACTCGGTGTGGTTTTCAACCAGTTCTGGAACTTTCAGCGCGGCAGTGACTTCCCATGGGATGGTGGTGCCGTCAATCACGCCCTTGGACAGACCTTCGGGGATTGCGGGAACCGGCATGCCAACAGGGGTTGCACCCAGTTGTGTCAGCAGCGAGTTGACCGACCGGCCACCGCCACGGATCTTCATGCCCTGCATGTCGGCAGGGGTGCTCACTGGATCGGAGGTATGGATCACACCAGGGCCGTGC from Phaeobacter sp. G2 encodes the following:
- a CDS encoding TRAP transporter small permease; the encoded protein is MHKLMMGLARSMAIIGGMVLSLLIIMTCLSIIGRLLNGVFHGGVMQSIAPGFSNWMITWVGPINGDFELVEAGVAFAIFAFLPLCQISVGHAAVDVVANSFPRGVNRFLRMVTELLFAGVLVLIAWRLAAGTISKFGNGETSFLLEFPVWWAFGASLFGAIIAAILGIYMAAVRTMEFFTGRIQIWDGVEGEQ
- a CDS encoding TRAP transporter large permease — protein: MTTLEIGIASFPVLMVLIFLRVPIGLSMFLVGLGGLIMVTDGTQVAFGRLKSETYSTFSSYSLTIVPMFLLMGHFATLGGMSSALFKAAEGFLGHKKGGVAMASIGACAGFGAICGSSLATAATMGRVALPELKQYGYAGGFSTATLAAGGTLGILIPPSVVLVIYAILTEQNIAKLFLAAFIPGLLAAIGYVIVISIYVRLNPKAAGTRPAIPWSERFANLIKVWPVLTVFGLVVGGIYGGLFTPTEGAAVGATGTGFIAWMNGGLDRENLVDSFMVTARSTAMIFFIVLGAGFYNGFLALTKVPQELADFVVSQGFSPWMVLALILAFYLVFGCLMDSLSMILLTIPIFFPVISVMDFGLLSLIDMQASAAMEVLNNGIPDGMGAEMLASIQDAIATGTELTREQMKELGIRVTEGRVNRIESEYVAIWFGILVLIVVEVGLITPPVGMNLFIINAMDRKTKMIDTYKAVMFFVASDIIRVIILVLFPFITLLPLYLLY
- a CDS encoding TRAP transporter substrate-binding protein encodes the protein MTTRRKLLGAAGAAAIVALSATSAFAENVTLKLHQFLPAQANVPKLVLDVWADNVEAASGGEITIDRFPSMQLGGKPPELMDQAIDGVADIVWTVVAYTPGRFPSTEVFELPFMMTNARATSHAYWEMFDKHMKDTEFKDVKILGTWVHGPGVIHTSDPVSTPADMQGMKIRGGGRSVNSLLTQLGATPVGMPVPAIPEGLSKGVIDGTTIPWEVTAALKVPELVENHTEFTGKALYTLTFVLAMNKEKYESLSDAQKAAIDDNSGLEFSVFAGGTMAASDDPSREAALDNGNNVITLDEEQTAEWRKLAQPVYDTWLADMTEKGIDGQALLDEASYLIEKYTPQYVE